From the Kogia breviceps isolate mKogBre1 chromosome 3, mKogBre1 haplotype 1, whole genome shotgun sequence genome, one window contains:
- the PLEKHG3 gene encoding pleckstrin homology domain-containing family G member 3 isoform X1 encodes MPVSASLHQDGSQERPVSLTSTTSSSGSSRDSRGAMEEPSGSDASAENGAGSPRGRRLPNNNNSSSWLSMRGSLSPFNSRASVAPAHKLSYVGRVVREIVETERTYVQDLRSIVEDYLLKIIDTPGLLNPEQVSALFGNIESIYALNSQLLRDLDSCNSDPVAVASCFVERSQEFDIYTQYCNNYPNSVAALTECMQDKQQAKFFRDRQELLQHSLPLGSYLLKPVQRILKYHLLLQEIAKHFDEEEDGFEVVEDAIDTMTCVAWYINDMKRRHEHAVRLQEIQSLLINWKGPDLTTYGELVLEGTFRVHRVRNEKTFFLFDKALLITKKRGDHFVYKGHIPCSSLMLIESTRESPCFTVTHYKHSKQQYNIQAKTVEEKRSWTHHIKRLILENHHTTIPQKAKEAILEMDSYYPNRYRHSPERLKKASQDEVSATHVHQGHRQSEPGQLLYNRATLPSRQRGFTVPGLKGHRKSEPSRHLLRQLSEKATAAEMKPPQPHLLQAEGACPEACHEGALCSEQHAGSVGTLLDFGQPPCARGLQSEAEGAAREEEEEEEQSFQVSLEDLAGCEGSEKGARPEPPGEEEEEEESLAVAEQVADFASSLLAALHCWHYRANALLFSRGAMGKGHREPEDPKSCRRPSSRSPTTAEKCLSFESVSSLPEVEPDPESGTEQEVFAAMEGPRTEEMPSDTEAPEVLEMQLDTHQLLLGLDPPGDMVDFMVAESTEDPKVLSSEDEEEEMGAAREPESLLPPSVLDQASVIAERFVSSFSRRSSLALEDGKSSGLGTPRLTSRSSSVISLEDSEEGLARRGGATDSLGPQPPPEADVSTRVAAESEPFVNGTEPQSPGCSAEPDRPSCTKESKLSSRDRLLLDKIKSYYESAEHHDAGFSVRRRESLSFIPKGLVRNSVSRINSLPRPDPEPVAPLGHKRQVGSRAASWARFDDPGPGQARAGDPAPITDAEFRPSSEIVKIWEEVESSEGSPRKGPGQGQANSFDLHEPLFILEERELGAITEESAAASPESASPTEPPSPAHLARELKELVKELSSGSQGELVTPLHPRILQLSHVMDSHVSERVKSKVYQLARQYSLRIKSKSVTARPPQQWEKVAATTRHLQQEAGAPSAGRGKRKPVLSLFNHEQPTAQEHSPPEPGSAREISLRRLSFSPSATSPRTASPGAWHIPRSPLSPLDTETFNWPDVRELCSKYACQDEALQAKGSRPRNLPVNRSLSLPENMMQPQLPLSGKVGRCCSLNSRRAPAGPGVTQPQPLAGSPPSAPDGGEALYVTADLTLEDSRRMVVMEKGPLSCPSMGLETASGRGPSSPAAQAGQGPEFQECAEYRPKEEGPRDPADPSQQGRVRSLREKFQALNSTG; translated from the exons ATGCCCGTCTCTGCCTCGCTCCACCAAGATGGCAGCCAGGAGCGGCCGGTGAGCCTGACTTCCACCACCTCCTCGTCAGGCTCCTCCCGTGACAGCCGCGGGGCCATGGAGGAGCCCAGCGGCTCCGACGCTTCGGCCGAGAACGGGGCGGGCTCCCCGCGCGGCCGGCGTCTCCCCAACAACAACAACTCCAGCAGCTGGCTGAGCATGAGGGGCTCCCTGTCCCCTTTCAACAGCCGGGCGTCGGTGGCGCCTGCGCACAAGCTCAGCTACGTGGGTCGAGTAGTGCGGGAAATCGTGGAAACGGAGCGCACGTACGTGCAGGACCTGCGCAGCATCGTGGAG GACTACCTCTTGAAGATCATTGACACGCCTGGGCTGCTGAACCCGGAGCAAGTCAGTGCCCTCTTTGGGAACATAGAAAGCATCTACGCACTGAACAG CCAGCTACTCAGAGACCTGGACAGCTGCAATAGTGATCCGGTGGCTGTGGCCAGCTGCTTTGTGGAAAGG AGCCAAGAGTTTGATATCTACACCCAGTATTGCAACAACTACCCCAA CTCAGTGGCCGCCCTGACCGAGTGCATGCAGGACAAGCAGCAGGCCAAGTTCTTTCGGGACCGGCAGGAGCTGCTGCAGCACTCACTGCCCTTGGGCTCCTACCTCCTCAAGCCAGTCCAGCGCATCCTCAAGTACCACCTGCTACTCCAG GAAATCGCCAAACATTTTGATGAAGAAGAGGACGGCTTTGAGGTGGTAGAGGATGCCATTGACACCATGACTTGCGTGGCCTGGTACATCAACGACATGAAGAGGAGACATGAGCACGCGGTCCGGCTCCAG GAGATTCAGTCTCTGCTCATCAACTGGAAGGGGCCAGACCTGACCACCTATGGGGAGCTCGTCCTGGAGGGCACATTCCGCGTGCACCGTGTGCGCAACGAGAAGACCTTTTTCCTCTTTGACAAAGCACTGCTCATCACCAAGAAGCGGGGAGATCACTTTGTCTACAAGGGTCACATCCCG TGCTCCTCCCTGATGCTGATTGAGAGCACCAGAGAATCCCCGTGCTTCACCGTCACACACTACAAGCACAGCAAGCAGCAGTACAACATCCAG GCCAAAACTGTGGAGGAGAAACGGAGCTGGACTCACCACATCAAGAGACTCATCCTGGAGAACCACCATACCACCATCCCCCAGAAG GCCAAAGAAGCCATCTTGGAAATGGATTCCTATT ATCCCAATCGGTACCGCCACAGCCCAGAGCGCCTGAAGAAGGCCTCCCAGGATGAGGTGTCCGCCACCCATGTGCACCAGGGGCACCGGCAGTCTG AGCCTGGTCAGCTCCTGTACAACCGGGCAACACTCCCCAGCAGGCAGCGAGGCTTCACGGTGCCAGGCCTTAAGGGCCATAGAAAGTCGG AGCCATCCAGACATCTGCTCAGGCAACTCAGTGAGAAAG CCACAGCAGCAGAAATGAAG cctccccagccccacctgctgcAGGCGGAGGGGGCTTGCCCAGAGGCCTGTCACGAGGGGGCCTTGTGCTCCGAACAGCATGCGGGCAGTGTTGGCACGCTCCTGGACTTTGGACAGCCCCCCTGTGCCCGAGGCCTGCAGTCGGAGGCTGAAGGGGCTgcccgggaggaggaggaggaggaagagcagtCCTTTCAGGTCTCTCTGGAGGACCTGGCAGGGTGTGAAGGCAGCGAGAAGGGGGCCAGGCCAGAGCCCCcaggcgaggaggaggaggaggaggagagcctGGCAGTGGCGGAGCAGGTAGCCGACTTTGCCAGCTCCCTGCTGGCCGCCCTCCACTGCTGGCACTATCGGGCCAACGCTTTACTTTTCTCCCGGGGCGCTATG GGGAAGGGGCACAGGGAGCCCGAAGACCCCAAGAGCTGCCGAAGGCCCAGCAGCCGATCTCCAACCACCGCTGAGAAGTGCCTGAGCTTTGAGTCTGTGTCTTCCCTGCCAGAG GTTGAGCCAGACCCTGAGTCTGGGACAGAGCAGGAGGTGTTTGCTGCCATGGAAGGTCCCAGGACCGAGGAGATGCCATCAGACACAGAGGCTCCAGAAGTCCTAGAAATGCAGCTTGACACCCACCAGCTGCTGCTGGGACTGGACCCCCCGGGTGACATGGTGGACTTCATGGTGGCCGAGAGCACCGAGGACCCTAAGGTCCTGAGCAgtgaggacgaggaggaggagatgggggcCGCCCGCGAGCCCGAGAGCCTCCTGCCCCCCTCTGTGCTGGACCAGGCCAGCGTCATTGCCGAGCGGTTCGTCAGCAGCTTCTCTCGGCGGAGCAGCCTGGCACTGGAGGACGGCAAGTCCAGCGGCTTAGGGACCCCGAGGCTGACCAGCCGGAGCAGCAGTGTGATCAGCCTAGAGGACAGTGAGGAGGGTCTGGCCCGACGTGGGGGCGCCACAGACTCCCTGGGTCCTCAGCCCCCTCCAGAGGCGGACGTCAGTACGCGGGTGGCCGCAGAGAGTGAGCCTTTTGTCAACGGGACAGAGCCCCAGAGCCCGGGCTGCTCGGCGGAGCCAGACAGGCCTTCCTGCACGAAGGAATCGAAGCTTTCTTCCCGAGACCGGCTGTTGTTGGACAAAATCAAGAGCTACTATGAAAGTGCAGAGCACCACGATGCAGGCTTTAGTGTCCGGCGCCGGGAGAGCCTCTCCTTCATCCCCAAAGGACTGGTGAGAAACTCGGTCTCCAGAATCAACAGCCTTCCCAGGCCGGACCCGGAGCCAGTGGCTCCGCTGGGGCATAAGAGACAGGTGGGCTCGCGGGCAGCCTCCTGGGCCCGCTTTGACGACCCAGGACCAGGCCAGGCTCGTGCTGGGGACCCAGCTCCCATCACAGATGCTGAGTTCCGCCCGTCTTCAGAAATTGTGAAGATCTGGGAGGAAGTGGAGTCTTCTGAGGGGAGCCCTCGGAAGGGACCAGGCCAAGGCCAGGCCAATAGCTTTGACCTGCACGAGCCCCTCTTCATCCTGGAGGAGCGTGAGCTGGGGGCCATCACTGAGGAGTCGGCTGCTGCCTCGCCGGAGAGTGCCTCCCCCACTGAGCCACCCAGCCCGGCCCACTTGGCCCGGGAGCTGAAGGAGCTGGTGAAGGAGCTGAGCAGCGGCAGCCAGGGGGAGCTGGTGACCCCGCTACACCCCCGCATCCTGCAGCTCTCCCACGTGATGGACAGCCACGTGAGTGAGCGAGTCAAGAGCAAGGTCTACCAGCTGGCTCGCCAGTACAGCCTCCGGATCAAGAGCAAGTCGGTGACAGCCAGGCCACCGCAGCAGTGGGAAAAGGTGGCTGCCACCACCCGCCACCTGCAGCAGGAGGCCGGAGCACCATCTGCGGGCAGAG GTAAGAGGAAACCAGTGCTGTCTCTCTTCAACCACGAGCAGCCCACGGCCCAGGAACACAGCCCGCCCGAGCCCGGCTCTGCCAGGGAGATATCGCTGCGGCGTTTGTCCTTCAGCCCCTCGGCCACCAGCCCGAGGACCGCCTCGCCTGGGGCCTGGCACATCCCCCGAAGCCCCCTCAGCCCCTTGGACACCGAGACTTTCAACTGGCCCGACGTCCGAGAGCTCTGCTCCAAATATGCCTGCCAGGACGAGGCGCTCCAGGCCAAGGGCAGCCGGCCGCGCAACCTGCCCGTCAACCGGAGCCTCTCGCTGCCGGAGAACATGATGCAGCCGCAGCTGCCCCTGTCGGGGAAGGTGGGCCGCTGCTGCAGCCTGAACTCCAGGAGGGCCCCGGCCGGCCCAGGGGtcacccagcctcagcctctGGCGGGGTCACCCCCAAGCGCGCCGGACGGAGGGGAGGCCCTGTACGTCACCGCAGACCTCACACTGGAGGACAGCCGGCGGATGGTTGTCATGGAGAAGGGGCCCCTGTCCTGCCCCAGCATGGGACTGGAGACAGCCAGCGGGCGGGGACCGAGCTCACCAGCAGCCCAGGCGGGGCAGGGCCCGGAGTTCCAGGAGTGTGCAGAGTATCGGCCTAAAGAAGAGGGTCCCAGGGACCCGGCAGACCCAAGCCAGCAGGGCAGAGTGAGGAGCCTGCGGGAGAAATTCCAGGCCTTGAACTCCACAGGTTGA
- the PLEKHG3 gene encoding pleckstrin homology domain-containing family G member 3 isoform X2, with the protein MPVSASLHQDGSQERPVSLTSTTSSSGSSRDSRGAMEEPSGSDASAENGAGSPRGRRLPNNNNSSSWLSMRGSLSPFNSRASVAPAHKLSYVGRVVREIVETERTYVQDLRSIVEDYLLKIIDTPGLLNPEQVSALFGNIESIYALNSQLLRDLDSCNSDPVAVASCFVERSQEFDIYTQYCNNYPNSVAALTECMQDKQQAKFFRDRQELLQHSLPLGSYLLKPVQRILKYHLLLQEIAKHFDEEEDGFEVVEDAIDTMTCVAWYINDMKRRHEHAVRLQEIQSLLINWKGPDLTTYGELVLEGTFRVHRVRNEKTFFLFDKALLITKKRGDHFVYKGHIPCSSLMLIESTRESPCFTVTHYKHSKQQYNIQAKTVEEKRSWTHHIKRLILENHHTTIPQKAKEAILEMDSYYPNRYRHSPERLKKASQDEVSATHVHQGHRQSEPGQLLYNRATLPSRQRGFTVPGLKGHRKSEPSRHLLRQLSEKATAAEMKHAGSVGTLLDFGQPPCARGLQSEAEGAAREEEEEEEQSFQVSLEDLAGCEGSEKGARPEPPGEEEEEEESLAVAEQVADFASSLLAALHCWHYRANALLFSRGAMGKGHREPEDPKSCRRPSSRSPTTAEKCLSFESVSSLPEVEPDPESGTEQEVFAAMEGPRTEEMPSDTEAPEVLEMQLDTHQLLLGLDPPGDMVDFMVAESTEDPKVLSSEDEEEEMGAAREPESLLPPSVLDQASVIAERFVSSFSRRSSLALEDGKSSGLGTPRLTSRSSSVISLEDSEEGLARRGGATDSLGPQPPPEADVSTRVAAESEPFVNGTEPQSPGCSAEPDRPSCTKESKLSSRDRLLLDKIKSYYESAEHHDAGFSVRRRESLSFIPKGLVRNSVSRINSLPRPDPEPVAPLGHKRQVGSRAASWARFDDPGPGQARAGDPAPITDAEFRPSSEIVKIWEEVESSEGSPRKGPGQGQANSFDLHEPLFILEERELGAITEESAAASPESASPTEPPSPAHLARELKELVKELSSGSQGELVTPLHPRILQLSHVMDSHVSERVKSKVYQLARQYSLRIKSKSVTARPPQQWEKVAATTRHLQQEAGAPSAGRGKRKPVLSLFNHEQPTAQEHSPPEPGSAREISLRRLSFSPSATSPRTASPGAWHIPRSPLSPLDTETFNWPDVRELCSKYACQDEALQAKGSRPRNLPVNRSLSLPENMMQPQLPLSGKVGRCCSLNSRRAPAGPGVTQPQPLAGSPPSAPDGGEALYVTADLTLEDSRRMVVMEKGPLSCPSMGLETASGRGPSSPAAQAGQGPEFQECAEYRPKEEGPRDPADPSQQGRVRSLREKFQALNSTG; encoded by the exons ATGCCCGTCTCTGCCTCGCTCCACCAAGATGGCAGCCAGGAGCGGCCGGTGAGCCTGACTTCCACCACCTCCTCGTCAGGCTCCTCCCGTGACAGCCGCGGGGCCATGGAGGAGCCCAGCGGCTCCGACGCTTCGGCCGAGAACGGGGCGGGCTCCCCGCGCGGCCGGCGTCTCCCCAACAACAACAACTCCAGCAGCTGGCTGAGCATGAGGGGCTCCCTGTCCCCTTTCAACAGCCGGGCGTCGGTGGCGCCTGCGCACAAGCTCAGCTACGTGGGTCGAGTAGTGCGGGAAATCGTGGAAACGGAGCGCACGTACGTGCAGGACCTGCGCAGCATCGTGGAG GACTACCTCTTGAAGATCATTGACACGCCTGGGCTGCTGAACCCGGAGCAAGTCAGTGCCCTCTTTGGGAACATAGAAAGCATCTACGCACTGAACAG CCAGCTACTCAGAGACCTGGACAGCTGCAATAGTGATCCGGTGGCTGTGGCCAGCTGCTTTGTGGAAAGG AGCCAAGAGTTTGATATCTACACCCAGTATTGCAACAACTACCCCAA CTCAGTGGCCGCCCTGACCGAGTGCATGCAGGACAAGCAGCAGGCCAAGTTCTTTCGGGACCGGCAGGAGCTGCTGCAGCACTCACTGCCCTTGGGCTCCTACCTCCTCAAGCCAGTCCAGCGCATCCTCAAGTACCACCTGCTACTCCAG GAAATCGCCAAACATTTTGATGAAGAAGAGGACGGCTTTGAGGTGGTAGAGGATGCCATTGACACCATGACTTGCGTGGCCTGGTACATCAACGACATGAAGAGGAGACATGAGCACGCGGTCCGGCTCCAG GAGATTCAGTCTCTGCTCATCAACTGGAAGGGGCCAGACCTGACCACCTATGGGGAGCTCGTCCTGGAGGGCACATTCCGCGTGCACCGTGTGCGCAACGAGAAGACCTTTTTCCTCTTTGACAAAGCACTGCTCATCACCAAGAAGCGGGGAGATCACTTTGTCTACAAGGGTCACATCCCG TGCTCCTCCCTGATGCTGATTGAGAGCACCAGAGAATCCCCGTGCTTCACCGTCACACACTACAAGCACAGCAAGCAGCAGTACAACATCCAG GCCAAAACTGTGGAGGAGAAACGGAGCTGGACTCACCACATCAAGAGACTCATCCTGGAGAACCACCATACCACCATCCCCCAGAAG GCCAAAGAAGCCATCTTGGAAATGGATTCCTATT ATCCCAATCGGTACCGCCACAGCCCAGAGCGCCTGAAGAAGGCCTCCCAGGATGAGGTGTCCGCCACCCATGTGCACCAGGGGCACCGGCAGTCTG AGCCTGGTCAGCTCCTGTACAACCGGGCAACACTCCCCAGCAGGCAGCGAGGCTTCACGGTGCCAGGCCTTAAGGGCCATAGAAAGTCGG AGCCATCCAGACATCTGCTCAGGCAACTCAGTGAGAAAG CCACAGCAGCAGAAATGAAG CATGCGGGCAGTGTTGGCACGCTCCTGGACTTTGGACAGCCCCCCTGTGCCCGAGGCCTGCAGTCGGAGGCTGAAGGGGCTgcccgggaggaggaggaggaggaagagcagtCCTTTCAGGTCTCTCTGGAGGACCTGGCAGGGTGTGAAGGCAGCGAGAAGGGGGCCAGGCCAGAGCCCCcaggcgaggaggaggaggaggaggagagcctGGCAGTGGCGGAGCAGGTAGCCGACTTTGCCAGCTCCCTGCTGGCCGCCCTCCACTGCTGGCACTATCGGGCCAACGCTTTACTTTTCTCCCGGGGCGCTATG GGGAAGGGGCACAGGGAGCCCGAAGACCCCAAGAGCTGCCGAAGGCCCAGCAGCCGATCTCCAACCACCGCTGAGAAGTGCCTGAGCTTTGAGTCTGTGTCTTCCCTGCCAGAG GTTGAGCCAGACCCTGAGTCTGGGACAGAGCAGGAGGTGTTTGCTGCCATGGAAGGTCCCAGGACCGAGGAGATGCCATCAGACACAGAGGCTCCAGAAGTCCTAGAAATGCAGCTTGACACCCACCAGCTGCTGCTGGGACTGGACCCCCCGGGTGACATGGTGGACTTCATGGTGGCCGAGAGCACCGAGGACCCTAAGGTCCTGAGCAgtgaggacgaggaggaggagatgggggcCGCCCGCGAGCCCGAGAGCCTCCTGCCCCCCTCTGTGCTGGACCAGGCCAGCGTCATTGCCGAGCGGTTCGTCAGCAGCTTCTCTCGGCGGAGCAGCCTGGCACTGGAGGACGGCAAGTCCAGCGGCTTAGGGACCCCGAGGCTGACCAGCCGGAGCAGCAGTGTGATCAGCCTAGAGGACAGTGAGGAGGGTCTGGCCCGACGTGGGGGCGCCACAGACTCCCTGGGTCCTCAGCCCCCTCCAGAGGCGGACGTCAGTACGCGGGTGGCCGCAGAGAGTGAGCCTTTTGTCAACGGGACAGAGCCCCAGAGCCCGGGCTGCTCGGCGGAGCCAGACAGGCCTTCCTGCACGAAGGAATCGAAGCTTTCTTCCCGAGACCGGCTGTTGTTGGACAAAATCAAGAGCTACTATGAAAGTGCAGAGCACCACGATGCAGGCTTTAGTGTCCGGCGCCGGGAGAGCCTCTCCTTCATCCCCAAAGGACTGGTGAGAAACTCGGTCTCCAGAATCAACAGCCTTCCCAGGCCGGACCCGGAGCCAGTGGCTCCGCTGGGGCATAAGAGACAGGTGGGCTCGCGGGCAGCCTCCTGGGCCCGCTTTGACGACCCAGGACCAGGCCAGGCTCGTGCTGGGGACCCAGCTCCCATCACAGATGCTGAGTTCCGCCCGTCTTCAGAAATTGTGAAGATCTGGGAGGAAGTGGAGTCTTCTGAGGGGAGCCCTCGGAAGGGACCAGGCCAAGGCCAGGCCAATAGCTTTGACCTGCACGAGCCCCTCTTCATCCTGGAGGAGCGTGAGCTGGGGGCCATCACTGAGGAGTCGGCTGCTGCCTCGCCGGAGAGTGCCTCCCCCACTGAGCCACCCAGCCCGGCCCACTTGGCCCGGGAGCTGAAGGAGCTGGTGAAGGAGCTGAGCAGCGGCAGCCAGGGGGAGCTGGTGACCCCGCTACACCCCCGCATCCTGCAGCTCTCCCACGTGATGGACAGCCACGTGAGTGAGCGAGTCAAGAGCAAGGTCTACCAGCTGGCTCGCCAGTACAGCCTCCGGATCAAGAGCAAGTCGGTGACAGCCAGGCCACCGCAGCAGTGGGAAAAGGTGGCTGCCACCACCCGCCACCTGCAGCAGGAGGCCGGAGCACCATCTGCGGGCAGAG GTAAGAGGAAACCAGTGCTGTCTCTCTTCAACCACGAGCAGCCCACGGCCCAGGAACACAGCCCGCCCGAGCCCGGCTCTGCCAGGGAGATATCGCTGCGGCGTTTGTCCTTCAGCCCCTCGGCCACCAGCCCGAGGACCGCCTCGCCTGGGGCCTGGCACATCCCCCGAAGCCCCCTCAGCCCCTTGGACACCGAGACTTTCAACTGGCCCGACGTCCGAGAGCTCTGCTCCAAATATGCCTGCCAGGACGAGGCGCTCCAGGCCAAGGGCAGCCGGCCGCGCAACCTGCCCGTCAACCGGAGCCTCTCGCTGCCGGAGAACATGATGCAGCCGCAGCTGCCCCTGTCGGGGAAGGTGGGCCGCTGCTGCAGCCTGAACTCCAGGAGGGCCCCGGCCGGCCCAGGGGtcacccagcctcagcctctGGCGGGGTCACCCCCAAGCGCGCCGGACGGAGGGGAGGCCCTGTACGTCACCGCAGACCTCACACTGGAGGACAGCCGGCGGATGGTTGTCATGGAGAAGGGGCCCCTGTCCTGCCCCAGCATGGGACTGGAGACAGCCAGCGGGCGGGGACCGAGCTCACCAGCAGCCCAGGCGGGGCAGGGCCCGGAGTTCCAGGAGTGTGCAGAGTATCGGCCTAAAGAAGAGGGTCCCAGGGACCCGGCAGACCCAAGCCAGCAGGGCAGAGTGAGGAGCCTGCGGGAGAAATTCCAGGCCTTGAACTCCACAGGTTGA